In Thermobaculum terrenum ATCC BAA-798, one genomic interval encodes:
- a CDS encoding carbohydrate ABC transporter permease: MRKWLAHLVLIAIYLFFLLPLYWVVAMSFMTNQQILTYPPQFAFSPTLANYKALVLGQLGGGVGTLKVDYLHNFINSLIVSCGAVGLSLVAGIPAAYALARYRFRGADNWAFTLLSFRFAPALLILIPLLQIYRSVGLYNTYWGLILAYQLITLPFIVWIVRGYFEDVSPELEFAARLDGYGWWRSFWHVSLPLVKPGVVAAALLAFIYAWNNFIFALVLGSSDVQPVTVAMLSFMTASGIQYGVIAAALVISVVPILLLAVYAQRFLVRGLSMGAIKG, encoded by the coding sequence ATGCGTAAATGGTTGGCCCACCTGGTGTTGATAGCCATCTACCTCTTCTTCCTGCTGCCCCTGTACTGGGTGGTGGCGATGTCCTTCATGACGAACCAGCAGATACTGACCTATCCACCCCAGTTCGCCTTCTCCCCCACCCTGGCCAACTACAAGGCCCTGGTGCTGGGGCAGCTGGGCGGTGGCGTGGGCACCCTGAAGGTAGACTATCTACACAACTTCATCAACAGCCTGATCGTCAGCTGCGGCGCGGTGGGGCTCTCGCTGGTCGCCGGGATACCGGCAGCTTACGCCCTCGCACGCTATCGATTCCGCGGCGCCGATAACTGGGCGTTCACCCTGCTGAGCTTCCGCTTCGCACCGGCGCTGCTGATCCTCATCCCCCTGCTGCAGATCTACCGGTCGGTGGGGCTGTACAACACCTACTGGGGCCTGATCCTGGCCTACCAGCTGATCACCCTCCCCTTCATCGTCTGGATAGTCAGGGGCTACTTCGAGGACGTCTCGCCCGAGCTGGAGTTCGCCGCTCGCCTGGATGGCTACGGCTGGTGGCGCAGCTTCTGGCACGTGTCGCTGCCGCTGGTCAAGCCCGGGGTGGTGGCGGCGGCCCTGCTGGCCTTCATCTACGCCTGGAACAACTTCATCTTCGCGCTGGTGCTGGGCTCCAGCGACGTGCAGCCGGTGACCGTCGCCATGCTGTCCTTCATGACCGCCTCCGGCATACAATACGGCGTGATAGCCGCCGCGCTGGTCATCTCCGTGGTGCCGATCCTGCTGCTGGCGGTGTACGCGCAGCGCTTCCTGGTCAGGGGGCTGAGCATGGGCGCTATCAAGGGTTAG
- a CDS encoding ABC transporter ATP-binding protein: protein MPRVRLEHLVKSYGRVRAVDDLCLEVEDREFFVLYGPSGAGKTTTLKLIAGAEHPDSGEVHIGGRRVDLLEPDARNVAMTFESYALYPHYSVYDNIAFPLRAPDRRMSRAEIDERVRWAARLLGIEHVLGHKPAEISQGQRQRTALARAIVRPADVYLFDEPLSHVDAKVRHYMRGELHRMSTMLNNTIIYVTHDYVEALSLGDRVGVLDHGRLHQVGTPREVYYAPRNLFVALSFGQPEMNILEGTLTAANGRLRVETALGTTHQLATGEPLPTAGTEVWVGLRPQDLQLGDLGAGTAFDAEVLVFEPLGTHGVLRARANGQVLNVLVPPNARFEPGSRVLLDYPEDALYLFDRESQLNILHPRITTPQGARDGGAKA from the coding sequence ATGCCTAGAGTCAGGTTGGAGCACTTGGTCAAGAGTTACGGGAGGGTCCGGGCCGTCGACGACCTCTGCCTGGAGGTGGAGGACCGGGAGTTCTTCGTGCTCTACGGCCCCTCGGGGGCGGGGAAGACCACGACCCTCAAGCTCATAGCGGGTGCCGAGCACCCGGATAGCGGCGAGGTCCACATAGGTGGGCGCCGGGTGGATCTGCTGGAGCCCGATGCCCGCAACGTCGCCATGACCTTCGAGTCCTACGCGCTGTACCCGCACTACTCGGTCTACGATAATATCGCGTTCCCACTGCGGGCTCCAGACAGGCGCATGTCGAGAGCCGAGATCGACGAGCGGGTGCGCTGGGCAGCGAGGTTGCTGGGCATCGAGCACGTGCTGGGGCACAAGCCGGCCGAGATCAGCCAGGGCCAGAGGCAGCGCACGGCGTTGGCCCGGGCCATAGTGCGGCCGGCCGACGTCTACCTGTTCGATGAGCCTCTCAGCCACGTGGACGCCAAGGTCCGACACTACATGCGCGGCGAGCTACACCGGATGTCCACGATGCTCAACAACACCATCATCTACGTGACCCACGACTACGTCGAGGCGCTGTCGCTGGGCGATCGCGTGGGCGTGCTCGACCACGGCCGCCTGCACCAGGTGGGCACGCCGAGGGAGGTGTACTACGCCCCGCGCAACCTCTTCGTCGCCCTCTCCTTCGGCCAGCCGGAGATGAACATCCTCGAGGGCACCCTGACCGCCGCCAACGGTCGTCTGCGGGTGGAGACCGCACTGGGGACCACCCACCAGCTGGCGACGGGCGAGCCGCTGCCCACCGCCGGCACGGAGGTCTGGGTGGGGCTGCGCCCGCAGGACCTCCAGCTGGGCGACCTGGGCGCGGGCACCGCCTTCGATGCCGAGGTGCTGGTGTTCGAGCCCCTGGGCACGCACGGCGTGCTGCGGGCCCGCGCCAACGGCCAGGTGCTCAACGTGCTCGTGCCCCCCAACGCCAGATTCGAGCCCGGCAGCAGGGTCCTGCTGGACTACCCGGAGGACGCCTTGTACCTCTTCGACCGGGAGTCCCAACTCAACATCTTGCACCCTCGCATCACCACACCACAAGGAGCTAGAGATGGCGGAGCTAAGGCTTGA
- a CDS encoding ABC transporter ATP-binding protein: MAELRLEQVRKVYRSRGRAVEAVKGIDLAIQDGEFVALLGPSGCGKTSTLRMIAGLETITSGRIYIGDRLINGLEPSQRDVAMAFESYALYPPLTVRENIEFPLKARRVPPDERRRRVERVAEMLQLGPILDLKPAQLSGGEQQRVSLARALVRNASVLLLDEPMSHLDPRLRFQMRLHLKELLQEISTTTIIVTHDQLEAIALADRIAVMNNGVVEQFGDRNELYNRPATIFVADFVGEPPTNFVRCALTSVNGELAFRSQDGAICLPPPHRLRASLRDRLGQEFVLGIRPQDMAIATPKPACDPYHLPGRITFVEWIGEETHVTVEAGQATLIVVMGAEDYFEEGQQVDVTFPEEALHVFDPESGRAL; the protein is encoded by the coding sequence ATGGCGGAGCTAAGGCTTGAGCAGGTCCGAAAGGTGTATCGGTCCCGGGGCCGCGCCGTGGAGGCCGTCAAGGGCATCGACCTGGCGATCCAGGACGGGGAGTTCGTCGCCCTCCTGGGGCCCTCGGGCTGCGGCAAGACCTCGACCCTGCGCATGATCGCGGGGCTGGAGACGATCACCTCGGGGCGGATATACATAGGCGACCGTTTGATCAACGGGCTGGAGCCCAGCCAGCGCGACGTGGCGATGGCCTTCGAGTCCTATGCGCTCTACCCACCCCTCACGGTGCGAGAGAACATCGAGTTCCCGCTGAAGGCCCGCCGGGTGCCCCCGGATGAGAGGCGGCGCAGGGTCGAGCGCGTGGCGGAGATGCTGCAGCTGGGCCCGATCCTGGACCTCAAGCCGGCGCAGCTGTCCGGCGGGGAGCAGCAGCGCGTTTCCCTGGCGCGGGCGCTGGTGCGCAACGCCTCCGTGCTGCTGCTGGACGAGCCGATGTCGCACCTGGATCCCAGGCTCCGCTTCCAGATGCGGCTCCACCTCAAGGAGCTGCTGCAGGAGATCTCCACCACCACGATCATCGTCACCCACGACCAGCTGGAGGCGATAGCCCTAGCAGACAGGATCGCGGTAATGAACAATGGCGTGGTGGAGCAGTTCGGTGACCGTAACGAACTATACAACCGACCCGCGACGATCTTCGTCGCGGACTTCGTGGGCGAACCTCCCACGAACTTCGTGCGGTGCGCGCTGACCTCGGTGAACGGCGAGCTGGCCTTCAGGAGCCAGGACGGCGCCATCTGCCTCCCGCCACCCCACCGCCTCCGAGCGAGCCTTCGCGATCGCCTGGGTCAGGAGTTCGTCCTCGGCATCCGCCCCCAGGACATGGCGATCGCCACGCCTAAGCCAGCTTGCGATCCCTACCACCTGCCTGGCAGGATCACCTTCGTGGAGTGGATCGGCGAGGAGACGCACGTCACCGTCGAGGCGGGCCAGGCCACGCTCATCGTGGTCATGGGGGCCGAGGACTACTTCGAGGAGGGGCAGCAGGTGGACGTGACCTTCCCGGAGGAGGCCCTCCACGTGTTCGACCCCGAGAGCGGGCGTGCCCTGTGA
- a CDS encoding FGGY-family carbohydrate kinase, with translation MEACIGLDVGTGGVRACLVDAEGRLLASAERPLEARREGVLFEQDPGQWWREAMACLRALARRAHRVNVRAISVAATSGTVLLVDAEGEPLLPAIMYSDGRAQAEAAELNEALAGQCARLGYRFHPSWGLPKLLWLRRHRPDLWRCGRIAHAADYLLERLSGVMGVTDWTQALKSGYDVAELRWPAEVARLLELPLERLPQVVAPGTPLGTLRQSVSEALGLPRDVIVVAGMTDGCASQLAAGSVSPGEWLTVLGTTMVIKGVSRQLLRDPAGRIYHHRHPLGWWLPGAASNTGGEALELWARARLPELDAAAASRIPTGLICYPLRRQGERFPFVCSHARGFCEGIVLDEEVLYATTLEGVSFLERLAYELLASLGATMEGGILTAGGGAHSRTWCAIRASVLGRPVLVARHTGAAYGAAVLAAGATVHRGLEEATRTMARPAASFDPDPRLEAGYGEQYQRFLEALRQRGYI, from the coding sequence GTGGAGGCCTGCATCGGGCTGGACGTGGGCACGGGAGGGGTCCGGGCCTGCCTGGTGGACGCCGAGGGTCGCCTGCTGGCCAGCGCCGAGCGTCCCTTGGAGGCGCGGCGGGAGGGAGTCCTGTTCGAGCAGGATCCCGGGCAGTGGTGGCGGGAGGCGATGGCCTGCCTGCGGGCGCTGGCCAGGAGAGCCCATAGGGTGAACGTGAGGGCTATCAGCGTGGCGGCCACCTCCGGTACCGTGCTCTTGGTGGACGCCGAGGGCGAGCCGTTGCTGCCGGCGATCATGTACTCGGACGGCAGGGCGCAGGCGGAGGCAGCCGAGCTCAACGAGGCCCTCGCCGGGCAGTGCGCCAGGCTGGGCTACCGCTTCCACCCGTCCTGGGGGCTACCGAAGCTGCTGTGGCTGCGACGGCACCGCCCCGACCTGTGGCGCTGCGGCCGGATAGCGCACGCGGCCGACTACCTTCTGGAGAGACTGAGCGGCGTGATGGGCGTGACGGACTGGACCCAGGCGCTGAAGAGCGGCTACGACGTGGCGGAGCTGCGCTGGCCCGCCGAGGTGGCGCGGCTGCTCGAGCTGCCCCTGGAGCGGCTGCCGCAGGTAGTTGCCCCTGGCACGCCCCTTGGCACCCTCCGGCAGTCAGTATCGGAGGCACTGGGGCTGCCCCGAGACGTCATTGTTGTAGCTGGCATGACTGATGGGTGCGCAAGCCAGTTGGCCGCTGGATCGGTGAGCCCGGGTGAGTGGCTGACCGTGCTTGGGACCACGATGGTCATCAAGGGCGTGTCCAGGCAGCTGCTCCGCGATCCGGCAGGCAGGATCTATCACCATCGCCATCCACTGGGCTGGTGGTTGCCTGGTGCTGCCTCCAACACCGGCGGGGAGGCGCTCGAGCTCTGGGCTCGAGCGCGGCTGCCTGAGCTAGACGCGGCTGCGGCCAGCAGGATCCCCACGGGCTTGATCTGCTATCCCCTGAGGCGACAGGGGGAGAGGTTCCCCTTCGTGTGCTCTCACGCGCGCGGCTTCTGTGAGGGGATCGTGCTTGATGAAGAGGTCCTGTATGCGACTACGTTGGAGGGGGTGAGCTTTCTCGAGCGGCTGGCGTACGAGCTGCTGGCTTCCCTCGGGGCGACGATGGAAGGAGGCATCTTGACTGCGGGCGGCGGTGCCCACAGCAGGACCTGGTGTGCAATCAGGGCCAGCGTGCTGGGCAGGCCGGTGTTGGTGGCCAGGCACACCGGCGCGGCCTACGGGGCAGCCGTGCTGGCGGCCGGCGCGACGGTGCACCGCGGGCTGGAGGAGGCCACACGCACCATGGCCCGGCCCGCAGCCTCCTTTGACCCGGATCCAAGGCTTGAGGCTGGCTACGGCGAGCAGTACCAGCGCTTCCTGGAGGCGCTGCGGCAAAGAGGCTACATCTAG
- a CDS encoding histidine phosphatase family protein — protein sequence MLRVWLARHGQTVWGDEDRFCGRTDLELSERGYAQAEALARRLAAEPLVAVYASPLRRALATAEAVARSQGLPVEALEGLVEMDFGRWEGRTREDVRRASPDRYLRWCEDPAAVAPEGGEGAYEVAQRALAALHHVFASHRAGAVLVVAHRTVNRILLCHYLEIPIRAYRERLGQDLCALNLLEVAGGQVRVRLLNSTDHIRYVPIAEAM from the coding sequence ATGTTGCGAGTGTGGCTTGCCAGGCATGGACAAACGGTGTGGGGAGACGAGGACCGCTTCTGCGGACGGACCGATCTGGAGCTGTCCGAGCGGGGCTACGCTCAGGCCGAGGCGCTGGCGCGACGCCTGGCGGCCGAGCCCCTGGTCGCCGTGTACGCCAGCCCGCTGCGCCGGGCGCTGGCCACGGCGGAGGCCGTGGCGCGCTCCCAGGGCCTGCCGGTGGAGGCGCTGGAAGGCCTGGTGGAGATGGATTTCGGGCGCTGGGAGGGGCGCACCCGGGAAGACGTCCGCCGCGCCTCCCCCGACCGCTACCTGCGGTGGTGCGAGGATCCGGCTGCCGTAGCCCCGGAGGGAGGCGAGGGCGCCTACGAGGTCGCCCAGCGAGCGCTGGCGGCGCTGCACCACGTGTTCGCCAGCCACCGGGCGGGCGCGGTGCTGGTGGTGGCGCACAGGACGGTCAACCGCATCCTCCTGTGTCATTACCTGGAGATACCGATCCGCGCTTACAGGGAGCGGCTTGGACAGGACCTATGTGCGCTCAACCTGCTTGAGGTGGCAGGGGGGCAAGTGCGCGTCAGGCTCCTGAACTCCACCGATCACATTAGGTATGTGCCCATCGCTGAAGCGATGTAA
- a CDS encoding extracellular solute-binding protein, which yields MAAKDERTKTNVSRREFLRRTTRIGGALIAAPLLWACGRQRGSTTQGRSPMASPANTHMTGRAPATTEITLWARDSQKTFIGDLVEAFNHTHKDFQVRVNLIPAANFVQKFGTAAAGGTGPDIASIDLVYLPYFASVGAL from the coding sequence ATGGCAGCAAAAGACGAAAGGACAAAGACGAATGTTAGCCGTAGGGAGTTTCTACGTCGCACGACCCGCATTGGGGGAGCACTGATCGCTGCCCCACTCCTGTGGGCCTGCGGCCGCCAGAGAGGATCCACTACCCAAGGCCGCTCACCGATGGCCAGTCCGGCCAATACGCACATGACTGGTAGGGCACCGGCCACTACCGAGATCACGCTATGGGCCAGGGACAGTCAGAAGACGTTCATAGGTGACCTGGTCGAGGCCTTCAACCACACCCACAAAGATTTCCAGGTTAGGGTCAACCTCATTCCGGCCGCCAACTTTGTCCAGAAGTTCGGCACGGCAGCGGCGGGAGGCACTGGACCGGACATTGCCTCGATCGACCTGGTCTACCTACCGTACTTTGCCTCAGTGGGCGCCCTATAG
- a CDS encoding ABC transporter substrate-binding protein — translation MATYKGRIYALPFTAEASVLFYNVTLFRRAGLDPKRPPRTWEDVEEYARKIRSLGGEYYGYVFAGASAGYNAFTFMPYIWASGGDVLTSKGSPTFDSPIITQALTFYRRMWEGDLIPKLAQTDQGTNSGPAFAGGKIGIYPSGAFFIPTLSSAKNFEWDVTPIPGRTGGYASFAGGDEIAIPKASKHKDEAWEFIQWATGEEAQAVLARKGIVPIRTDLYKSIYEPLNPKYKALAQAMLEGRTPYSTVYNALFNDNNGPWIKMIQDAVFRGDIQGAQRAAQQRAMAITAGS, via the coding sequence TTGGCTACTTACAAAGGCAGGATCTATGCTTTACCGTTCACCGCTGAGGCCTCGGTGCTCTTCTACAACGTCACCCTCTTTAGGCGAGCGGGACTAGATCCCAAGCGGCCTCCCAGGACATGGGAGGACGTCGAGGAATACGCCCGCAAGATCAGATCTCTGGGAGGTGAATACTATGGCTATGTGTTTGCCGGCGCAAGCGCGGGTTACAACGCCTTCACCTTCATGCCCTATATCTGGGCTAGTGGAGGCGACGTACTGACAAGCAAAGGCTCGCCCACATTCGACTCACCAATCATTACCCAAGCACTTACCTTCTACCGTCGCATGTGGGAGGGTGACCTCATCCCGAAGCTTGCGCAGACTGATCAGGGCACCAACAGCGGGCCAGCGTTCGCAGGTGGGAAAATTGGCATCTATCCCTCTGGAGCGTTCTTCATCCCTACTCTAAGCAGCGCCAAGAACTTCGAGTGGGATGTGACTCCTATTCCGGGCAGGACCGGTGGCTACGCTTCCTTTGCGGGTGGCGATGAGATCGCCATACCTAAAGCATCCAAGCACAAGGACGAGGCCTGGGAGTTCATTCAGTGGGCTACCGGGGAGGAGGCACAGGCCGTTCTAGCTCGCAAGGGAATTGTACCCATTCGTACTGATCTCTACAAGAGCATCTACGAGCCTCTGAATCCTAAGTACAAGGCCTTGGCCCAGGCGATGTTGGAGGGTCGTACTCCCTATAGCACCGTGTACAACGCCCTCTTCAACGACAACAACGGACCATGGATCAAGATGATTCAGGATGCGGTGTTTAGAGGGGACATCCAAGGGGCCCAGCGAGCTGCCCAGCAGCGGGCTATGGCCATAACTGCGGGGAGCTGA
- a CDS encoding carbohydrate ABC transporter permease, translating to MAPAREVATRERIGSQSVSSSWRWRRSVEGILYVLPATILIGLFFFIPLGMTFWMSLYDWPILGARRFTGLANYGRALGDPNFLHAVYFTCVYTLVITPILIVVGFALAMLVKGHRRGVGLFRTLYFLPVPIGFASASYLWVWLVQPDAGPLGRILQLLGLVQQPPQWLAGTTSALAVVIAMVTWKTSGMQMILLMSGMHSIPIELEEAARVDGASGRQVFWLVTLPLLRSTLALVLVFSVAGSLLAFDQFYIITGGGPSNSTITAVYWIYHTAFINFQLGYAAALSILLMVVLALVSFVQLRLIHRSVEL from the coding sequence ATGGCCCCGGCCCGCGAAGTCGCCACCCGCGAGCGTATTGGGTCTCAGAGCGTATCCAGTAGCTGGCGCTGGCGTCGATCGGTAGAAGGCATCTTGTACGTGCTGCCAGCCACGATCCTCATTGGGCTGTTCTTCTTCATACCCTTGGGGATGACGTTCTGGATGTCCCTCTACGACTGGCCCATCCTCGGTGCCCGTCGTTTCACCGGCTTGGCCAACTACGGGCGCGCGCTGGGAGACCCTAACTTCCTGCATGCTGTGTACTTCACCTGCGTGTACACGCTGGTGATCACCCCCATCCTGATCGTTGTGGGCTTCGCCTTGGCGATGCTCGTCAAGGGCCACCGGAGGGGAGTGGGGCTGTTTCGTACACTCTACTTCCTGCCCGTGCCAATAGGGTTTGCCTCGGCCAGCTACCTCTGGGTCTGGTTAGTGCAGCCTGACGCCGGCCCCCTGGGCCGCATCCTGCAGCTGCTGGGATTGGTGCAGCAGCCCCCTCAGTGGCTTGCCGGCACCACCAGTGCGCTGGCAGTGGTGATCGCGATGGTGACCTGGAAGACGTCAGGCATGCAGATGATACTCCTGATGTCTGGGATGCACTCCATCCCCATCGAGCTGGAGGAGGCGGCGCGCGTGGACGGCGCTAGCGGTCGGCAGGTGTTCTGGCTAGTCACCCTGCCCCTGCTCAGATCGACGCTGGCGTTGGTGCTCGTGTTCTCGGTGGCGGGCTCCCTGCTCGCGTTCGATCAGTTCTACATCATCACCGGCGGAGGGCCCTCCAACTCCACCATCACCGCTGTCTACTGGATCTACCATACCGCGTTCATCAACTTCCAGTTGGGCTACGCCGCCGCGCTGTCGATCCTGCTCATGGTTGTGCTGGCGCTGGTCAGCTTCGTGCAGCTGCGGCTCATCCATAGATCGGTGGAACTGTGA